The segment GAACTTCCACGAGGTCTCCCTTTCCGGTCATAACCACATTCATATCTACTTCAGCAGAACTGTCTTCCTGAAAAGTTAGATCTAAAAGCATCTCTCCTTTAACAATCCCCACGCTGGTAGCAGCCAGGTAGTCTTTTACCGGAAAGGAAGCAATCTTCTTATCCCTTTTCAACTTTCGTATTGCATCGACCAGAGCAATGAAGCCTCCGGTTATGGCAGCTGTGCGCGTGCCGCCATCAGCCTGCAAGACATCGCAATCGATAATTATTGTCCGCTCTCCCAGCAATTTTAAATCGACAACAGCGCGCAGGGAGCGACCTATAAGCCTCTGAATCTCCTGGGTGCGTCCGGACAACCTGAACCTTTCCCTTTCTGAGCGTGTGTCTGTGGCTCTGGGCAACATC is part of the bacterium genome and harbors:
- the rph gene encoding ribonuclease PH; translated protein: MLPRATDTRSERERFRLSGRTQEIQRLIGRSLRAVVDLKLLGERTIIIDCDVLQADGGTRTAAITGGFIALVDAIRKLKRDKKIASFPVKDYLAATSVGIVKGEMLLDLTFQEDSSAEVDMNVVMTGKGDLVEVQATGEEATFSEKKLLEMLGLVSKGITELITMEKEILGDLK